From one Catellatospora sp. IY07-71 genomic stretch:
- a CDS encoding cellulose binding domain-containing protein, which translates to MQPRARRTRTLAGTIAATLTAGALAVVTQLAGGTPAAAAASEPYTWKNVRIDGGGFVPGIIFNQTEQNLIYARTDIGGAYRWNQATSSWIPLLDQFGWDRWGYNGVLSMATDPVQTNKVYAAVGMYLNSWDPNNGAILRSSDKGATWAVTELPFKVGGNMPGRGMGERLAIDPNRNSTLYFGTEAGNGLWRSTDSGVTWAKVTNFPNVGNYVQDAADTNNYLNFNQGVVWVAFDKSTGTAGNTTQAIYVGVADLQNTVYRSLNGGTSWERVAGQPTGFLAHQGEIAGGYLYITTSDKGGPYDGGHGDVWKMQLSTGAWTQISPVPSTDTNNNWFGYSGLSIDKQNPNTLMVTGYSSWYPDTFIWRSTDGGATWRQFYDYAWPNRTNRYTLNITGVPWLDFNEQKSAPEQSPKLGWMTEALEIDPFNSNRMLFGTGATIYGTTNLTALDTGGTVALSPFIKGLEETAVLDLISPPSGTSPLISGVGDIGGFRHTNLDVVPDMFDMPYFGSTNSIDFAELNPSYVVRVGKGARTANGQTNIGVSSDGGANWWSGSSPSGAQGGTVALNANGTRVVWSTEANGVFYATSFGGGFSQASGVPATAEVEADRVNANKFYASYNNTFYVSTNGGQSFSTAATGLGVISGFKAMPGVEGEIWLASDTGLYRSTNSGTSFTKFAASASGVSVGFGKAAPGRTNMAVYTMATIDGVRGVYRSNDAGASWVRINDNQRQWGNAGDAITGDPRTYGRVYLGTNGRGILYGDSTVTPSSPPPSPSASVSASPSASASPSASPSASPSASPSASPSPSSQAGKACTATYRIVQSWPNGFQGELKVTSTGTVATTGWRVSFTYGAGQVISNMWGGIRTQTGSAVQVVNEAWNGALAPTTSTTAGFNASWNNTSNPIPAPVSCTAL; encoded by the coding sequence ATGCAACCCCGAGCCCGAAGAACCCGCACCCTCGCCGGCACCATCGCCGCGACCTTGACCGCCGGCGCGCTGGCGGTCGTCACCCAGCTGGCCGGGGGCACCCCGGCCGCGGCCGCCGCGTCCGAGCCGTACACCTGGAAGAACGTCCGGATCGACGGCGGCGGCTTCGTCCCCGGCATCATCTTCAACCAGACCGAGCAGAACCTGATCTACGCCCGCACCGACATCGGCGGCGCGTACCGCTGGAACCAGGCGACCAGCAGCTGGATCCCGCTGCTGGACCAGTTCGGCTGGGACAGGTGGGGTTACAACGGCGTGCTGAGCATGGCCACCGACCCGGTGCAGACGAACAAGGTGTACGCCGCGGTCGGCATGTACCTCAACAGCTGGGACCCCAACAACGGCGCCATCCTGCGCTCCTCGGACAAGGGCGCCACCTGGGCGGTCACCGAGCTGCCATTCAAGGTCGGCGGCAACATGCCCGGCCGCGGCATGGGCGAGCGGCTGGCGATCGACCCGAACCGCAACAGCACCCTCTACTTCGGCACCGAGGCCGGCAACGGCCTGTGGCGCAGCACCGACTCGGGCGTGACCTGGGCGAAGGTCACCAACTTCCCGAACGTCGGCAACTACGTGCAGGACGCCGCGGACACCAACAACTACCTGAACTTCAACCAGGGCGTGGTGTGGGTCGCGTTCGACAAGTCGACCGGCACCGCGGGCAACACCACCCAGGCGATCTACGTCGGCGTCGCCGACCTGCAGAACACGGTGTACCGCAGCCTCAACGGCGGCACCAGCTGGGAGCGGGTCGCGGGCCAGCCCACCGGCTTCCTCGCGCACCAGGGTGAGATCGCGGGCGGCTACCTCTACATCACCACCAGCGACAAGGGCGGCCCGTACGACGGCGGCCACGGCGATGTGTGGAAGATGCAGCTGTCCACCGGCGCCTGGACCCAGATCAGCCCCGTGCCGTCGACGGACACCAACAACAACTGGTTCGGCTACTCCGGCCTGTCCATCGACAAGCAGAACCCGAACACGCTGATGGTCACCGGCTACAGCTCCTGGTACCCGGACACGTTCATCTGGCGCAGCACCGACGGCGGCGCGACCTGGCGGCAGTTCTACGACTACGCCTGGCCGAACCGGACCAACCGCTACACGCTGAACATCACCGGCGTGCCGTGGCTGGACTTCAACGAGCAGAAGTCGGCCCCGGAGCAGTCGCCGAAGCTGGGCTGGATGACCGAGGCGCTGGAGATCGACCCGTTCAACTCCAACCGCATGCTGTTCGGCACCGGCGCGACCATCTACGGCACCACCAACCTCACCGCGCTGGACACCGGCGGCACGGTCGCGCTGAGCCCGTTCATCAAGGGGCTGGAGGAGACCGCGGTGCTCGACCTGATCAGCCCGCCCAGCGGCACCTCCCCGCTGATCTCGGGCGTCGGCGACATCGGCGGCTTCCGGCACACCAACCTCGACGTGGTCCCGGACATGTTCGACATGCCGTACTTCGGCAGCACGAACAGCATCGACTTCGCCGAGCTGAACCCGAGCTACGTGGTCCGGGTCGGCAAGGGCGCGCGTACGGCCAACGGCCAGACCAACATCGGCGTCTCCTCCGACGGCGGCGCGAACTGGTGGTCGGGCAGCTCGCCGAGCGGCGCGCAGGGCGGCACGGTGGCGCTCAACGCCAACGGCACCCGCGTGGTGTGGAGCACCGAGGCCAACGGCGTCTTCTACGCCACCAGCTTCGGCGGCGGCTTCAGCCAGGCCTCCGGCGTGCCCGCCACAGCCGAGGTCGAGGCGGACCGGGTCAACGCCAACAAGTTCTACGCCTCGTACAACAACACGTTCTACGTCAGCACCAACGGCGGCCAGAGCTTCTCCACGGCCGCGACCGGCCTGGGCGTGATCTCGGGCTTCAAGGCGATGCCCGGCGTCGAGGGTGAGATCTGGCTGGCCAGCGACACCGGCCTGTACCGCTCCACCAACTCGGGCACGTCGTTCACCAAGTTCGCCGCGTCGGCGAGCGGCGTGAGCGTCGGCTTCGGCAAGGCGGCGCCCGGCCGCACCAACATGGCGGTCTACACCATGGCCACCATCGACGGCGTGCGCGGCGTGTACCGCTCCAACGACGCCGGGGCGAGCTGGGTGCGCATCAACGACAACCAGCGCCAGTGGGGCAACGCCGGTGACGCGATCACCGGTGACCCGCGCACGTACGGCCGCGTCTACCTGGGCACCAACGGCCGCGGCATCCTCTACGGCGACAGCACCGTGACGCCGTCGAGCCCGCCGCCGAGCCCGTCCGCCTCGGTGTCCGCGTCCCCGTCCGCGTCGGCCTCGCCCAGCGCGTCGCCCTCGGCCTCCCCGAGCGCGTCGCCGTCGGCTTCGCCGAGCCCGTCCTCGCAGGCCGGCAAGGCGTGCACGGCCACGTACCGGATCGTCCAGTCGTGGCCGAACGGCTTCCAGGGCGAGCTCAAGGTGACCAGCACCGGCACCGTCGCCACGACGGGCTGGCGGGTCAGCTTCACCTACGGCGCGGGCCAGGTGATCAGCAACATGTGGGGCGGCATCCGCACCCAGACCGGCTCCGCGGTCCAGGTCGTCAACGAGGCCTGGAACGGCGCGCTGGCGCCCACCACCAGCACCACGGCGGGCTTCAACGCCTCCTGGAACAACACCTCGAACCCGATCCCGGCGCCGGTGTCCTGCACCGCGCTGTGA
- a CDS encoding CDP-glycerol glycerophosphotransferase family protein: MVSDVRRVLGSNLPGIALTGLMLVSIPLALATAAVGWAALTALVVAAGQFAEWYTRRDEFDKLHRVLARASFDVHLRSALRTAAMPVLLLGLAESAPLVIATWCAWLLWLMVSAIGLLTAARELNQAGAAARGIGVKALEPRVGSDPTSGNWPHTAAVLVLAALAQWSAEAAWLGAAGITAVSAVYLYSLARRIQRTLRLSGTRRMKAINKALREYRPEVVLYAGGQASTGYQSNVWLPTLDGLDQRVLVIFQNPALWNELKPSKTPVICVQKAAEYLTLDVSSVKLVMFPGNNGNNINLLRLPHLRTTFVGHGDSDKLASVNPFTKVYDEIWVAGQAGQDRYATAGVPIPADHFVHVGRPQLTQLAQKLAAAPPRQRTGTPTVLYAPTWEGWTTEEHHTSLVRCGVQIVKALQAAKPGVRIIFRPHPLTGTRSPAAAAALKAVIDLLPESDISYPGQGELYDCFAEADLMITDVSSVVSDFLFTDKPYSVVNTSGLSDEDFVAENPSISASYLIDGNLNGLAAALDAARADEFDVLAAKRHALRTYILGPTGSDEPFQKAVDQAIAINDLKEKKRVTV; encoded by the coding sequence ATGGTCAGCGATGTCCGGCGCGTGCTCGGCTCGAACCTCCCCGGAATCGCCCTCACCGGCCTCATGCTCGTCTCGATTCCGCTCGCGCTGGCCACCGCCGCCGTGGGCTGGGCCGCGCTCACCGCGCTGGTGGTGGCCGCGGGGCAGTTCGCCGAGTGGTACACCCGGCGCGACGAGTTCGACAAGCTGCACCGGGTGCTGGCGCGGGCCTCGTTCGACGTGCACCTGCGCAGCGCGCTGCGCACCGCGGCGATGCCGGTGCTGCTGCTGGGCCTGGCCGAGTCGGCCCCGCTGGTCATCGCGACCTGGTGTGCCTGGCTGCTGTGGCTGATGGTCTCCGCGATCGGCCTGCTCACCGCGGCCCGCGAGCTGAACCAGGCGGGTGCCGCCGCGCGCGGCATCGGCGTCAAGGCGCTGGAGCCGCGGGTCGGCTCCGACCCGACCTCGGGCAACTGGCCGCACACCGCGGCGGTGCTGGTGCTCGCGGCGCTGGCGCAGTGGTCGGCCGAGGCGGCCTGGCTGGGCGCGGCCGGCATCACCGCGGTCTCCGCGGTCTACCTCTACTCCCTGGCCCGGCGCATCCAGCGCACGCTGCGGCTGTCCGGCACCCGCCGGATGAAGGCGATCAACAAGGCGCTGCGCGAGTACCGGCCCGAGGTCGTGCTCTACGCGGGCGGCCAGGCCAGCACCGGTTACCAGAGCAACGTGTGGCTGCCCACGCTGGACGGGCTCGACCAGCGGGTGCTGGTGATCTTCCAGAACCCGGCCCTGTGGAACGAGCTGAAGCCCAGCAAGACCCCGGTCATCTGCGTGCAGAAGGCCGCCGAGTACCTGACGCTCGACGTGTCGTCGGTGAAGCTGGTCATGTTCCCCGGCAACAACGGCAACAACATCAACCTGCTGCGGCTGCCGCACCTGCGCACCACCTTCGTCGGCCATGGCGACAGCGACAAGCTGGCCAGCGTCAACCCCTTCACCAAGGTGTACGACGAGATCTGGGTCGCCGGTCAGGCGGGCCAGGACCGGTACGCCACCGCCGGGGTCCCCATCCCGGCCGACCACTTCGTGCACGTGGGCCGGCCGCAGCTCACCCAGCTCGCGCAGAAGCTGGCCGCCGCCCCGCCGCGGCAGCGCACCGGCACGCCGACCGTGCTCTACGCGCCGACCTGGGAGGGCTGGACCACCGAGGAGCACCACACCTCGCTGGTGCGCTGCGGTGTCCAGATCGTCAAGGCGCTGCAGGCGGCGAAGCCCGGGGTGCGGATCATCTTCCGGCCGCACCCGCTGACCGGCACCCGCAGCCCGGCCGCCGCCGCGGCGCTCAAGGCCGTGATCGACCTGCTGCCCGAGTCGGACATCTCCTACCCGGGCCAGGGCGAGCTGTACGACTGCTTCGCCGAGGCCGACCTGATGATCACCGACGTGTCCAGCGTGGTCTCGGACTTCCTGTTCACCGACAAGCCGTATTCGGTGGTCAACACCAGCGGGCTCAGCGACGAGGACTTCGTCGCGGAGAACCCGAGCATCTCCGCGTCGTACCTGATCGACGGCAACCTCAACGGCCTGGCCGCCGCCCTGGACGCGGCGCGCGCCGACGAGTTCGACGTGCTCGCCGCGAAGCGGCACGCGCTGCGCACCTACATCCTCGGGCCGACCGGTTCGGACGAGCCGTTCCAGAAGGCCGTCGACCAGGCCATCGCCATCAACGACCTGAAAGAGAAGAAGCGAGTCACCGTATGA
- a CDS encoding bifunctional cytidylyltransferase/SDR family oxidoreductase: MIDGDRLTTVAVILAGGTGERIGLKLPKQLIKVAGKPVLRHTLETFVATDRIAEIIILMTPNFVEDVEKIVADLGSDKPITVLAGGSTRSETTMKAIAALDGRECNILLHDAVRPLVDQRIIGDCVTALGRHEAIDVAIPSADTIIVTEPAEGGEIISDIPDRAKLRRGQTPQGFRLSVLRRAYELAMQDPDFKATDDCGVVRRYLPEVPIYVVHGSEQNMKITHPVDIYLADRLFQLGSHLAPVQPTREAYEAGIAGRTAVVLGGSYGIGGETADLLESYGAKVYRFSRSLTGTHLENPAHVKAALAQAYAETGRIDFIVNTAGVLHIGKIDEVDESIIDETVRVNYLGPVVLARESLRYLRETQGSLLFYTSSSYTRGRADYSLYSSTKAAIVNLTQALADEWSDHGVRVNCINPERTRTPMRTKAFGDEPENSLLDAGTVALTSVDVLISSWTGHIIDVRQGERSAGPVDPYTFLAEDMETPSEGSRW, encoded by the coding sequence ATGATCGACGGGGATCGTCTGACCACTGTCGCTGTCATCCTTGCGGGTGGGACCGGCGAGCGCATCGGCCTGAAGCTGCCCAAGCAGCTCATCAAGGTCGCCGGCAAACCGGTGCTGCGGCACACGCTGGAGACGTTCGTCGCCACCGACCGCATCGCCGAGATCATCATTTTGATGACCCCGAACTTCGTCGAGGACGTCGAGAAGATCGTCGCCGACCTCGGCTCCGACAAGCCGATCACCGTGCTCGCCGGCGGCTCGACCCGCAGCGAGACCACGATGAAGGCCATCGCCGCGCTGGACGGCCGCGAGTGCAACATCCTGCTGCACGACGCGGTGCGCCCGCTGGTGGACCAGCGCATCATCGGCGACTGCGTGACCGCGCTGGGCAGGCACGAGGCGATCGACGTGGCCATCCCGTCGGCCGACACGATCATCGTGACGGAGCCGGCCGAGGGCGGCGAGATCATCAGCGACATCCCGGACCGCGCCAAGCTCCGCCGCGGCCAGACCCCGCAGGGCTTCCGGCTCTCGGTGCTGCGCCGGGCGTACGAGCTGGCCATGCAGGACCCGGACTTCAAGGCCACGGACGACTGCGGCGTGGTCCGGCGCTACCTGCCCGAGGTGCCGATCTACGTGGTGCACGGCAGCGAGCAGAACATGAAGATCACGCACCCGGTCGATATCTACCTGGCCGACCGGCTGTTCCAGCTCGGCTCCCACCTCGCGCCGGTGCAGCCGACCCGCGAGGCGTACGAGGCGGGCATCGCCGGGCGCACCGCGGTGGTGCTGGGCGGCAGCTACGGCATCGGCGGCGAGACGGCCGACCTGCTGGAGTCGTACGGCGCGAAGGTCTACCGGTTCAGCCGGAGCCTGACCGGCACCCACCTGGAGAACCCGGCGCACGTCAAGGCCGCGCTCGCGCAGGCGTACGCGGAGACGGGCCGGATCGACTTCATCGTGAACACGGCCGGTGTCCTGCACATCGGCAAGATCGACGAGGTGGACGAGTCGATCATCGACGAGACGGTCCGGGTCAACTACCTCGGCCCCGTCGTGCTGGCCCGCGAGTCGCTGCGGTACCTGCGCGAGACCCAGGGTTCGCTGCTGTTCTACACGTCCAGCTCGTACACCCGCGGCCGCGCGGACTACTCGCTCTACTCCTCCACCAAGGCCGCGATCGTCAACCTGACGCAGGCGCTGGCCGACGAGTGGTCCGACCACGGCGTGCGGGTCAACTGCATCAACCCGGAGCGCACCCGCACCCCGATGCGCACCAAGGCCTTCGGCGACGAGCCCGAGAACTCGCTGCTCGACGCCGGCACGGTCGCGCTCACCTCGGTCGACGTGCTGATCTCCAGCTGGACCGGCCACATCATCGACGTCCGGCAGGGCGAGCGCAGCGCCGGCCCGGTGGACCCGTACACCTTCCTCGCCGAGGACATGGAAACCCCCTCCGAGGGTTCCCGCTGGTAG
- a CDS encoding AAA family ATPase, producing MTAVSMVGREAERQELLLRWSGPRSGGRPDVVLITGAAGIGKSRLAASAVAAFSPAPAVVLSGAARLHSPAPYDWLAAVLSGRDTHDLPVPAGGLAWLAQDPHAPNERYAPEALLRLAVRTVRALVGTGPAVLVVEDLHALDPASLNLIGELATAPGLPALLLVTSRLPDSADSPELVARTLARLSGAPGAIRQHLPPLGTAEIAGIIAQVHGDVPAQLAAAVRERTGGNPYWLVELLAATAGRDAAALLREPLPGHLRTAATPEPADLTAREQEVLGCLAAGMSNKQMARELDISIRTVAVHVSNLLRKTGSASRTEAALWAVRRG from the coding sequence GTGACCGCGGTGTCGATGGTGGGGCGTGAGGCGGAGCGGCAGGAGCTGCTGCTTCGCTGGTCCGGGCCGCGCTCCGGCGGCCGCCCCGACGTCGTCCTCATCACGGGCGCGGCCGGCATCGGCAAGTCCCGGCTGGCGGCCAGCGCCGTGGCGGCCTTCTCACCGGCCCCGGCGGTGGTGCTGTCCGGCGCGGCGCGGCTGCACTCGCCCGCGCCGTACGACTGGCTGGCCGCCGTGCTCAGCGGCCGCGACACCCACGACCTGCCGGTGCCCGCCGGAGGTCTGGCCTGGCTGGCGCAGGATCCGCACGCGCCGAACGAGCGCTACGCGCCCGAGGCGCTGCTGCGGCTGGCCGTGCGGACGGTCCGCGCACTGGTCGGCACCGGTCCCGCGGTGCTCGTCGTGGAGGACCTGCACGCGCTCGACCCGGCCAGCCTGAATCTGATCGGCGAGCTGGCCACCGCGCCCGGCCTGCCCGCGCTGCTGCTGGTCACCAGCCGGCTGCCCGACTCGGCGGATTCGCCGGAGCTGGTGGCCCGCACGCTGGCCCGGCTGTCCGGCGCGCCCGGCGCGATCCGGCAGCACCTGCCCCCGCTGGGCACGGCCGAGATCGCCGGGATCATCGCGCAGGTGCACGGCGACGTGCCCGCGCAGCTGGCCGCGGCGGTCCGCGAGCGCACCGGGGGCAATCCGTACTGGCTGGTCGAGCTGCTGGCCGCGACGGCCGGGCGGGACGCGGCGGCCCTGCTGCGCGAGCCGCTGCCGGGTCATTTGCGGACGGCCGCCACGCCGGAGCCGGCCGATTTGACCGCGCGCGAGCAGGAGGTCCTCGGCTGCCTCGCGGCCGGGATGTCGAACAAGCAGATGGCCCGCGAGCTGGACATCTCCATCCGGACGGTGGCCGTGCACGTGTCGAATCTGCTGCGCAAGACCGGCTCGGCGTCGCGCACCGAGGCGGCGCTGTGGGCGGTCCGGCGAGGCTGA
- a CDS encoding DUF6077 domain-containing protein has product MRERLGRLLAGAPVALTDAAVISFAGWTVLYHLGFFVSARPSILFWTWLVLTVAGTAFSLRRRAAAAAAPVAGDAPAAEQPGAAGGAAARRPLLLKVALVAAAGAAVLVAYLTSGWSWWLAIALGLVACAATLTATGFSPRPAAPSTTTPLQGALVLLASLGMAAIALVLNRNSQDDVFYVGKSVWIAEHDLIPLRDFLFTDQVLPGLSSQPPISSFEAFAGAMGAATGLHASSATWFVLLPVLAIVASLALWRLAHRWAPRRPLLVFGIGLAYLLLVAGEDAALGTFHLRLAEGKGMFVSAMIPLAWVYLTDLVEHRARRSLWLLVALSIASVGLSTVSVMLLPVMAGAAWVILLLMRRVRDAFASALALTVYPVAVTVAFRLWLGGMTEEMATLQFYDARGTLARTVLVGVIGLISAFALWAGALFVRDGVPRLLTAGAVTTLTVLLIPGAIEAIHGFTGLGPVLWRLPWIVPFPVLIGMYVALPWERWLRLEARGGLAPQAIPVAVAAALVGVLVFAGTPMWSSKSHVFVDRATALRIPVPAWKIPVGRKVAAFWIRDLDRPAGYLLAPSIVMRAMPMVTSRVPVVMARDGYLIEYGWESEFALDRRKLSAWADGNSDASAAELTAAMKRVGVGTVCVWDSNDKAMAMAPELGLTELASRPDPNGMVCYTAAPAA; this is encoded by the coding sequence ATGAGAGAGCGCCTCGGGCGGCTCCTGGCGGGCGCACCGGTGGCCCTCACGGACGCGGCCGTCATCTCCTTCGCCGGGTGGACCGTGCTCTACCACCTCGGCTTCTTCGTCTCGGCCCGCCCGTCGATCCTCTTCTGGACGTGGCTGGTGCTGACCGTCGCCGGGACGGCGTTCAGCCTGCGCCGCCGGGCCGCGGCAGCCGCCGCGCCGGTGGCCGGGGACGCTCCGGCCGCCGAGCAGCCGGGTGCGGCGGGCGGCGCCGCCGCGCGCCGCCCGCTGCTGCTGAAGGTCGCCCTGGTCGCGGCCGCGGGCGCGGCGGTGCTGGTCGCGTACCTCACCTCCGGCTGGTCCTGGTGGCTGGCGATCGCGCTGGGCCTGGTCGCCTGCGCCGCCACGCTGACCGCGACCGGCTTCTCGCCCCGCCCGGCCGCGCCGAGCACCACCACCCCGCTGCAGGGCGCGCTGGTGCTGCTGGCCTCGCTGGGCATGGCGGCGATCGCGCTGGTGCTCAACCGCAACTCGCAGGACGACGTCTTCTACGTCGGCAAGTCGGTGTGGATCGCCGAGCACGACCTGATCCCGCTGCGCGACTTCCTCTTCACCGACCAGGTGCTGCCGGGCCTGTCCTCGCAGCCGCCGATCTCGTCGTTCGAGGCGTTCGCCGGGGCCATGGGCGCGGCCACCGGCCTGCACGCCTCCTCGGCGACCTGGTTCGTGCTGCTGCCCGTGCTGGCGATCGTCGCGTCGCTGGCGCTGTGGCGGCTGGCCCACCGCTGGGCCCCGCGCCGACCGCTGCTGGTGTTCGGCATCGGCCTGGCGTACCTGCTGCTGGTGGCGGGTGAGGACGCGGCCCTGGGCACGTTCCACCTCCGCCTGGCCGAGGGCAAGGGCATGTTCGTCTCGGCGATGATCCCGCTGGCCTGGGTGTACCTCACGGATCTGGTGGAGCACCGGGCGCGGCGCTCGCTGTGGCTGCTGGTCGCGCTGTCGATCGCCTCGGTGGGCCTGTCCACCGTCTCCGTCATGCTGCTGCCGGTGATGGCCGGGGCGGCCTGGGTGATCCTGCTGCTGATGCGCCGGGTCCGCGACGCGTTCGCGTCCGCGCTGGCGCTGACCGTCTACCCGGTCGCCGTCACGGTCGCGTTCCGGCTCTGGCTGGGCGGCATGACCGAGGAGATGGCGACCCTCCAGTTCTACGACGCGCGGGGCACGCTGGCCCGTACGGTCCTGGTCGGGGTGATCGGGCTGATCAGCGCGTTCGCGCTGTGGGCCGGGGCGCTGTTCGTGCGCGACGGCGTGCCGCGGCTGCTCACCGCCGGTGCCGTCACCACGCTGACCGTGCTGCTGATCCCCGGGGCCATCGAGGCCATCCACGGCTTCACCGGCCTGGGCCCGGTGCTGTGGCGCCTGCCCTGGATCGTGCCGTTCCCGGTCCTGATCGGCATGTACGTCGCGCTGCCGTGGGAACGGTGGCTGCGGCTGGAGGCGCGGGGCGGCCTGGCGCCGCAGGCGATCCCGGTGGCGGTGGCCGCCGCGCTGGTCGGGGTGCTGGTGTTCGCCGGCACTCCGATGTGGAGCAGCAAGAGCCACGTCTTCGTCGACCGGGCCACCGCGCTGCGCATCCCGGTGCCCGCCTGGAAGATCCCGGTGGGCCGCAAGGTGGCCGCGTTCTGGATCCGCGACCTGGACCGTCCCGCCGGTTACCTGCTGGCGCCCAGCATCGTGATGCGGGCCATGCCGATGGTCACCAGCAGGGTCCCGGTGGTCATGGCCCGCGACGGCTACCTCATCGAGTACGGCTGGGAGAGCGAGTTCGCGCTGGACCGCCGCAAGCTGAGCGCCTGGGCCGACGGGAACTCCGACGCTTCCGCGGCCGAGCTCACCGCGGCGATGAAGCGGGTCGGCGTGGGCACGGTCTGCGTCTGGGACAGCAACGACAAGGCGATGGCGATGGCGCCGGAGCTGGGCCTGACCGAGCTGGCGTCCCGTCCGGACCCGAACGGCATGGTCTGCTACACGGCGGCTCCCGCCGCCTGA
- a CDS encoding PP2C family serine/threonine-protein phosphatase, with amino-acid sequence MTVILHAVARTDVGLVRENNEDSAYAGRRFVAVADGVGGSPSGEVASQILIESLSPLEQDPAENGADALLATLAVANGRIRAAIDADPASDGMGTTLTALLLGPDHATLLHVGDSRAYLLREGRLSQLTVDDTLVQAMVERGLLSPEEARHHPHRSIITQAVQGREFTPTVMALVLAPGDRLLLCSDGLSDIVADEAIAEALAAPVDPGACADQLIKRALTAGAPDNVTVVVADVTAEG; translated from the coding sequence ATGACCGTGATCCTGCACGCCGTCGCCCGCACCGACGTCGGCCTCGTCCGCGAGAACAACGAGGACTCGGCCTACGCGGGCAGGCGGTTCGTGGCGGTGGCCGACGGGGTCGGCGGCTCGCCGTCCGGCGAGGTGGCCAGCCAGATCCTGATCGAGTCGCTGTCCCCGCTGGAGCAGGATCCGGCCGAGAACGGCGCGGACGCGCTGCTGGCGACGCTCGCGGTGGCCAACGGCCGGATCCGCGCCGCGATCGACGCCGACCCGGCCAGCGACGGCATGGGCACCACGCTGACCGCGCTGCTGCTCGGACCGGACCACGCCACGCTGCTGCACGTCGGCGACTCGCGCGCCTACCTGCTGCGGGAGGGGCGGCTCAGCCAGCTGACCGTCGACGACACCCTGGTCCAGGCGATGGTCGAGCGCGGGCTGCTCAGCCCGGAGGAGGCGCGTCACCACCCGCACCGGTCGATCATCACGCAGGCGGTGCAGGGCCGGGAGTTCACGCCGACGGTGATGGCGCTGGTGCTGGCCCCCGGTGACCGGTTGCTGCTGTGCAGTGACGGGTTGTCCGACATCGTGGCGGATGAGGCGATCGCGGAGGCGTTGGCCGCCCCGGTGGACCCCGGCGCATGCGCCGACCAGCTGATCAAGCGAGCGCTCACGGCCGGTGCGCCGGACAATGTGACCGTGGTCGTGGCCGATGTCACAGCCGAGGGTTAA